A stretch of the Aspergillus puulaauensis MK2 DNA, chromosome 6, nearly complete sequence genome encodes the following:
- the cit1 gene encoding citrate (Si)-synthase CIT1 (COG:C;~EggNog:ENOG410PFD1;~InterPro:IPR019810,IPR002020,IPR010109,IPR036969, IPR016142,IPR016143;~PFAM:PF00285;~go_function: GO:0004108 - citrate (Si)-synthase activity [Evidence IEA];~go_function: GO:0046912 - transferase activity, transferring acyl groups, acyl groups converted into alkyl on transfer [Evidence IEA];~go_process: GO:0006101 - citrate metabolic process [Evidence IEA]), translated as MASTLRLGTSALRSSTLAGKPVVQSAVLNGLRCYSTGKTKSLKETFADKLPSELEKVKKLRKEHGNKVIGELTLDQAYGGARGVKCLVWEGSVLDSEEGIRFRGLTIPECQKLLPKGPGGEEPLPEGLFWLLLTGEVPSEQQVRDLSAEWAARSDLPKFIEELIDRCPSTLHPMAQFSLAVTALEHESAFAKAYAKGINKKEYWHYTFEDSMDLIAKLPTIAAKIYRNVFKDGKVAPIQKDKDYSYNLANQLGFADNKDFVELMRLYLTIHSDHEGGNVSAHTTHLVGSALSSPMLSLAAGLNGLAGPLHGLANQEVLNWLTEMKTAIGNDLSDQSIKDYLWSTLNSGRVVPGYGHAVLRKTDPRYMSQREFALRKLPDDPMFNLVSQVYKIAPGVLTEHGKTKNPFPNVDAHSGVLLQYYGLNEANYYTVLFGVSRALGVLPQLIIDRALGAPIERPKSFSTEAYAKLVGAKL; from the exons ATGGCTTCCACGCTCAGACTCGGTACCTCTGCCCTCCGCTCCAGCACTCTTGCTGGCAAGCCGGTCGTTCAGTCTGCTGTCCTCAATGGCCTGCGCTGCTACTCTACCGGCAAGACCAAG TCCCTGAAGGAGACCTTTGCCGATAAGCTCCCTAGcgagctcgagaaggtcaAGAAGCTCCGAAA GGAGCACGGCAACAAGGTCATTGGCGAGCTTACCCTTGACCAGGCCTATGGTGGTGCCCGTGGCGTGAAGTGCCTCGTGTGGGAG GGCTCCGTCCTGGACTCTGAGGAGGGTATCCGTTTCCGTGGTCTCACC ATTCCCGAGTGCCAAAAACTTCTTCCCAAGGGCCCCGGTGGTGAGGAGCCTCTTCCTGAAG GTCTCTTTTGGCTGCTCTTGACCGGCGAGGTTCCCTCTGAGCAGCAGGTTCGCGACCTTTCTGCTGAATGGGCTGCCCGCTCCGACCTTCCCAAGTTCATTGAGGAGCTTATTGACCGCTGCCCCAGCACTCTCCACCCCATGGCTCAGTTTTCCCTTGCCGTCACTGCTCTTGAGCACGAGTCTGCTTTCGCTAAGGCTTACGCCAAGGGtatcaacaagaaggagTACTGGCACTACACTTTCGAGGATTCCATGGACCTCATTGCCAAGCTGCCCACCATCGCTGCTAAGATTTACCGTAACGTTTTCAAGGACGGCAAGGTTGCTCCTATCCAGAAGGACAAGGACTACTCCTACAACTTGGCCAACCAGCTCGGCTTTGCCGACAACAAGGATTTTGTTGAGTTGATGCGCCTGTACCTCACTATCCACTCCGACCACGAGGGTGGAAATGTCAGTGCCCACACCACCCACCTTGTTGGTAGCGCCTTGAGCTCCCCCATGCTCTCTTTGGCTGCTGGTCTCAATGGTCTGGCTGGTCCTCTTCATGGATT GGCCAACCAGGAAGTTCTTAACTGGCTCACCGAGATGAAGACGGCCATTGGCAACGACCTTAGCGACCAGTCCATCAAGGACTACCTCTGGTCTACCCTCAACTCCGGCCGTGTTGTTCCTGGCTACGGCCACGCCGTTCTCCGCAAGACTGACCCCCGCTATATGTCCCAGCGCGAGTTCGCTCTCCGCAAGCTGCCTGACGACCCTATGTTCAACTTGGTCAGCCAGGTCTACAAGATTGCTCCCGGTGTTCTGACCGAGCACGGCAAAACCAAGAACCCCTTCCCCAACGTTGATGCT CACTCCGGTGTCCTCCTGCAGTACTATGGCTTGAACGAAGCCAACTACTACACTGTTCTGTTCGGTGTCTCCCGTGCCCTGGGTGTTCTTCCTCAGCTGATCATCGACCGTGCTCTTGGTGCTCCTATTGAGCGTCCCAAGAGTTTCAGCACTGAGGCTTATGCTAAGCTTGTCGGTGCTAAGCTCTGA
- the YHM2_2 gene encoding putative mitochondrial DNA replication protein (Yhm2) (BUSCO:EOG09263HD8;~COG:C;~EggNog:ENOG410PHBV;~InterPro:IPR018108,IPR023395;~PFAM:PF00153), whose amino-acid sequence MSTAAEELGTVPKLEKKPVKFSNLLLGAGLNMFEVTTLGQPLEVIKTTMAANRGDSFAGAMGRIWGRGGILGYYQGLIPWAWIEASTKGAVLLFVASEAEFRAKVLGAPDFLAGISGGMAGGVAQAYATMGFCTCMKTVEITKHKMAAQGVKPPSTFATFMDIYRKEGVRGINRGVNAVAIRQTTNWGSRFGLSRLAEQAIRNITGKDDSQKLGALEKVIASGLGGGLSAWNQPIEVIRVEMQSKTEDPNRPKNLTVGKAFKYIYDSNGVKGLYRGVTPRIGLGIWQTVCMVALGDMAKEAVEKLTGDEVTAKH is encoded by the exons ATGTCTACCGCTGCGGAAGAGTTGGGCACCGTCCCAAAActcgagaagaagcccgTCAAGTTCAGCAATTTGCTGC TGGGCGCAGGGTTGAACATGTTTGA GGTCACTACTTTGGGACAG CCACTGGAGGTGATCAAGACAACCATGGCTGCAAACCGGGGCGATAGCTTCGCTGGCGCTATGGGTCGGATATGGGGTCGTGGTGGGATCCTCGGTT ATTATCAAGGTCTCATTCCGTGGGCCTGGATTGAGGCCTCTACGAAGGGCGCCGTCCTCCTGTTCGTCGCGTCCGAGGCGGAATTCCGCGCCAAGGTGCTCGGTGCCCCTGACTTCCTTGCTGGTATTTCTGGAGGTATGGCTGGTGGTGTCGCCCAGGCTTATGCCACTATGGGTTTTTGTACTTGTATGAAGACGGTCGAAATCACAAAGCACAAGATGGCCGCCCAGGGTGTTAAGCCCCCGAGCACTTTTGCAACATTTATGGACATCTACCGCAAAGAAGGTGTCCGGGGTATTAACCGTGGTGTCAATGCTGTTGCTATCCGCCAGACTACCAACTGGGGATCCCGATTCGGTCTTTCCCGCTTGGCAGAGCAGGCCATTCGTAACATCACCGGCAAGGATGACAGTCAAAAGCTCGGCGCCCTTGAGAAGGTTATCGCCTCAGGTCTGGGTGGTGGCCTCTCAGCCTGGAATCAGCCTATCGAGGTGATCCGGGTTGAGATGCAAAGCAAGACTGAGGACCCTAACCGCCCCAAGAACCTTACTGTCGGCAAAGCTTTCAAGTACATCTACGACTCGAACGGTGTGAAGGGTCTGTACCGTGGCGTGACACCCCGTATTGGCCTGGGTATCTGGCAGACCGTCTGCATGGTGGCTCTTGGTGACAT GGCCAAGGAGGCAGTCGAAAAACTGACGGGCGACGAAGTCACCGCCAAGCACTAG